A genomic region of Kribbella sp. NBC_00382 contains the following coding sequences:
- the hisB gene encoding imidazoleglycerol-phosphate dehydratase HisB, producing the protein MTRTARIDRETSESKVLVELDLDGTGRADISTGVGFYDHMLNALAKHALLDLHVNTVGDLEIDAHHTVEDTAIGIGQALKEALGDKRGIRRFGDATVPLDEALVHCTVDLSGRPYCVHTGEPDGQVYAIIGGDYAGSLTQHVFETLAFNAAICIHIRVLSGRDPHHIVEAQFKAFARALRAAAELDPRQPGIPSTKGAL; encoded by the coding sequence ATGACACGCACGGCCCGGATCGACCGGGAGACCAGCGAGTCCAAGGTGCTCGTCGAGCTCGACCTCGACGGGACCGGACGCGCGGACATCTCCACCGGCGTCGGCTTCTACGACCACATGCTCAACGCGCTGGCCAAGCACGCGCTGCTCGACCTGCACGTGAACACGGTCGGCGACCTGGAGATCGACGCGCACCACACCGTCGAGGACACCGCGATCGGCATCGGCCAAGCTTTGAAAGAGGCGCTGGGCGACAAGCGCGGGATCCGCCGCTTCGGTGACGCGACTGTGCCGCTGGACGAGGCGCTCGTGCACTGCACGGTCGACCTGTCCGGCCGGCCGTACTGCGTGCACACGGGTGAGCCTGACGGGCAGGTGTACGCGATCATCGGCGGCGACTACGCCGGCTCGCTGACCCAGCACGTGTTCGAGACGCTCGCCTTCAACGCGGCGATCTGCATCCACATCCGGGTGCTGTCCGGCCGCGACCCGCACCACATCGTCGAGGCGCAGTTCAAGGCGTTCGCCCGGGCGCTGCGGGCCGCCGCCGAGCTCGACCCGCGGCAGCCGGGCATTCCGTCGACCAAGGGCGCTCTGTGA
- a CDS encoding YciI family protein: protein MPYYVHGEDQPEVLDGLIANGEAHWSYMDRFSDRLILRGPTLSGDGEEHTGSVHVVDVDDRAAAERFAYEEPYWVAGYYQPLTVVRAVVLLDRTEDKPRSLVTAEWEPVELIALAPSFLEDDRLSFVALLVEDDGSRSIGIVAAATSVPSEAADVIRPAADQLTGGAPMSVTARRWQRGGRSQSDS, encoded by the coding sequence GTGCCGTACTACGTCCACGGTGAGGACCAGCCCGAGGTACTGGACGGGTTGATCGCGAACGGCGAGGCGCACTGGTCCTACATGGATCGGTTCAGTGATCGGTTGATCCTGCGCGGGCCGACGCTGTCCGGTGACGGCGAGGAGCACACCGGGAGCGTGCATGTCGTCGACGTGGACGATCGTGCTGCGGCCGAGCGGTTCGCGTACGAGGAGCCGTACTGGGTGGCCGGGTACTACCAGCCGCTCACGGTCGTACGGGCCGTGGTGCTGCTGGATCGGACCGAGGACAAGCCGCGTTCCTTGGTGACCGCGGAGTGGGAGCCGGTCGAGCTGATCGCCCTGGCGCCGTCGTTCCTCGAGGACGACCGGCTGAGCTTCGTGGCGCTGCTCGTCGAGGACGACGGTTCGCGCTCCATCGGCATCGTCGCGGCCGCCACCTCCGTACCCTCCGAGGCAGCTGACGTGATCCGCCCGGCAGCCGACCAGCTGACCGGTGGAGCGCCGATGTCGGTCACTGCCCGTCGCTGGCAGCGGGGCGGTCGCTCACAGAGCGATTCCTGA
- the hisH gene encoding imidazole glycerol phosphate synthase subunit HisH has protein sequence MKSVVLLDYGSGNIRSGERALQRVGADVTVTSDFDEALNADGLLVPGVGAFEACMNGLKAVRGDEIVDRRLTGGRPVLGICVGMQILFAKGIEHGVETEGCEQWPGVVERLQPVRGEPVPHMGWNTVSVDGATKLFEGIEKERFYFVHSYGVRDWHLVDTWAAVKPTVTWTEYGGDRFVAAVENGPLAATQFHPEKSGDAGAELLANWLRSF, from the coding sequence GTGAAATCCGTCGTCCTGCTGGACTACGGCTCGGGCAACATCCGCTCGGGGGAGCGGGCCCTGCAGCGGGTCGGCGCCGACGTCACGGTGACGTCCGACTTCGACGAGGCGCTGAACGCCGACGGACTCCTGGTCCCCGGCGTCGGCGCCTTCGAGGCCTGTATGAACGGGCTGAAGGCCGTCCGCGGTGACGAAATCGTCGACCGCCGGCTGACCGGTGGCCGGCCGGTGCTGGGTATCTGCGTCGGCATGCAGATTTTGTTTGCCAAAGGCATCGAACACGGCGTCGAGACCGAGGGCTGCGAGCAATGGCCCGGCGTGGTCGAGCGGCTGCAACCGGTCCGCGGCGAGCCGGTCCCGCACATGGGCTGGAACACCGTCTCGGTCGACGGCGCGACCAAGCTGTTCGAGGGGATCGAGAAAGAACGCTTCTACTTCGTCCACTCGTACGGCGTGCGCGACTGGCATCTCGTCGACACGTGGGCCGCGGTCAAGCCGACGGTGACCTGGACGGAGTACGGCGGCGATCGCTTCGTCGCCGCGGTCGAGAACGGCCCGCTGGCCGCGACCCAGTTCCACCCCGAGAAGTCGGGCGACGCGGGCGCCGAACTGCTGGCCAACTGGCTCCGGTCCTTCTAG